A segment of the Streptomyces pactum genome:
TGTGCCGCATGCCGGGAGAGGTCCGCCGCGATGTCCACCGCCGACGCCCCTAGGCCCACCACGACGACGCGCCGGCCGGTGAAGTCGCCGCCGTCGCGGTAGTCGAGAGAGTGGAGAATCGTTCCGGCGAAGGATTCGGAACCCGCCGGGAGGGGGTCCGGCAGCGCGGGGTCGGTGTGGTGCCCCGAGGCGACGATCACCTGCTCGAACCGCCGCGACGCCACCGCGCCGTCCGCGTCCCGGCTGACGACCGTCCACATCCCGTCCGCGCCCTGGTCGACGGACACCACCTCGGTCCGCAGTTCGACGTGGTCGCGCAGGCCGGCCCACTCGGCGAAGGTGCGCAGATAGGCGGCGACCTGGCTGTGCCGGGGGTAGAGCGGATACGAGTCCGGCATCGGGAAGCCGGCGTAACCGGTCAGTTGCTTGGCGGTGTTGAGGTGCAGCGACAGGTACCCGGGGCCCCGCTCGCCGGCCTCCGGCTGACGCCAGATCCCGCCGACGTCGGGCGCCTTCTCCAGACAGACGAACCCGATGCCACGCTCCTTGAGGGCGTGGGCCACCGCCAGTCCCGACAGACCTGCACCGATCACACACACGCGCACGGCATTTACCCCCAGGACGTACTCAATCTCCCCCGATCACGCATTCACTGCCCATCCGCACCCCTGCGCACACCGGCACGAGGAGCGAACAGACGTGTCGGTGCTCACGTTTCGCCCCTCTGTCTGCCGACGGTCATGCCCGGCGGAGATCCCGGACCCGGCGGAGCTTGCCCAGTGAGCGCTCCAGGGTCTCGGGGTCGACGACCTCCACCTCGACGGTGACGCCCACGCCGTCCTTGACACCCTGGCCGATCGCCCGGGCGGCCGCCGCGCGCTGGTCGGGGCCGGCGTCGGGCCGCGCCTCGACACGTACGAGCATGTGGTCCATGCGGCCGCGCTCGGTGAGCTGGATCTGGAAGTGCGGGGCGACGCCGGGCGTGCGCAGCACGATCTCCTCGATCTGGGTGGGGAAGACGTTCACCCCGCGCAGGATGATCATGTCGTCGCAGCGGCCGGTGACCTTCTGCATGCGGCGGAAGGCGGGCCGGGCGGTGCCCGGCAGCAACCGGGACAGGTCGCGCGTGCGGTAGCGGATCACCGGGAGCGCCTCCTTGGTGAGGGAGGTGAAGACGACCTCACCCTCCTCGCCCTCGGCGAGCACGGCGTCCGTGAGCGGGTCGACCACCTCCGGGTAGAAGTGGTCCTCCCACACGTGCAGACCGTCCTTGGTCTCCACGCACTCCTGCGCCACACCGGGGCCGATCACCTCGGACAGCCCGTATATGTCCACGGCGTGGATGTCCATGCGCTCCTCGATCTCACGGCGCATCTCCTCGGTCCACGGCTCGGCGCCGAAGATGCCGACCTTGAGGGAGCTGGTGCGCGGATCGACGCCCTGCCGTTCGAACTCGTCGAGCAGGGTGAGCATGTAGGACGGGGTGACCATGATGATCTCGGGCCGGAAGTCCTGGATGATCTGTACCTGCCGGGCCGTCATGCCGCCGGAGGCCGGGATCACCGTGCACCCGGCGCGTTCGGCGCCGTAGTGCGCGCCCAGGCCGCCGGTGAACAGCCCGTAGCCGTAGGAGATGTGCACCTTGTGGCCGGGGCGGCCGCCCGCGGCCCGGATCGAGCGGGCGATGACGTCCGCCCACATCGACAGGTCGCGCTCCGTGTAACCGACGACGGTGGCACGGCCGGTGGTGCCGCTGGAGGCGTGCACGCGCCGCACGTCGGCCATCGGGACGGCGAACATGCCGAAGGGGTAGGTGTCCCGCAGGTCGGCCTTGGTGGTGAAGGGGAACCGGGACAGGTCCGCCAGACTGCGGCAGTCGTCGGGCGTCACCCCGGCGGCGTCGAACTTCTTCCGGTACGGCTCCACGTTCTCGTAGGCGTGCCGCAGAGTGTCGCGCAGACGACCGAGCTGGAGCTCCTCGAGCTGCTCCCGGGAGAGCCGCTCGGCGTCGTCCAGCAGGTCGTGGGGGAGGGGCTCTCCCCGGCGGGGCGCGGGGGCCGTCCCGGTCGTCGGCTCGCTGCTCATCGCGACTCCTTCGTCGTCGTGCCCGGTGTCTCGCGCGCCGTGGTGTCCCGCACGCTGCGGCTGCGTCCGCGGAACTCCGCGATCACTTCCGCGCCGCGCCGCACGGTCACGTCGTAGACGCCGCTGCGGCCGAACCGGGCCCGCTCCTCGGCACGCGCCACGAGCGTGTCGCCCTCGCGGGCCGGCGCGACGAACACGATGTCGGCACCCGCCGCCACGGTCACCGGACCGTGGCTGTTGCAGGCGCAGGCGAAGGCCGTGTCGGCGAGCAGGAACAGGTAGCCGCCGTGGGCGATCCCGTGTCCGTTCACCATCGTCGGGGTCACGGTCATACGGAGCACGGCGGTTCCCTCGTCGTGCTCGACCAGCTCGATGCCCAGCCGCCGCGACGCCTCGTCCGCGCGGAACATCACCTCCGTGGGCGTCGGCTCAATGGCCTGCGACAGCTTTCCCGCCACGTGGTCCCACCACCTTGTCTCCCGACCGACCATTCGGTTAGTGCACGGCAGGGCCCAGTAATCCAGGAGCGTGGTGGCCCTGTCAAGAGTGTGCCGGTGGGGTCCCCCCGGGTCTTGCCCGGCACCAAGAAACGCGTCACACTGATACCGAACGAATGGTCGGTTGGGAAGCTGGTGACGATGACCACGACACACGCCGCCGAGGCGCCGCCCCCGGACGGACTGCAGGAGCACTTCGACGCGACGATCGCGCACGACCAGCGCATCGAACCGCGCGACTGGATGCCGGAGGGATACCGCAAGACGCTGATCCGGCAGATCGCCCAGCACGCCCACTCGGAGATCATCGGCATGCAGCCGGAGGGCGAGTGGATCACCCGGGCGCCGTCGCTGCGCCGCAAGGCGATCCTGTTCGCCAAGGTCCAGGACGAGGCCGGCCACGGGCTGTACCTGTACTCGGCGGCAGAGACGCTCGGCGCGGACCGCGACGACCTCAACCAGCGGCTGATCGAGGGGCGCCAGAAGTACTCGTCGATCTTCAACTACCCGACCCTGAGTTTCGCCGACGTAGGTGTGATCGGCTGGTTCGTGGACGGCGCGGCGATCTGCAACCAGGTCCCGCTGTGCCGCAGCTCCTACGGCCCGTACGCACGCGCGATGGTGCGCATCTGCAAGGAGGAGTCCTTCCACCAGCGGCAGGGCTACGAACTGCTGATGACGATGATGCGCGGCACCGGCGCCCAGCGGGAGATGGTCCAGGACGCGGTGAACCGCTGGTGGTGGCCGTCCCTGATGATGTTCGGCCCGCCCGACGACGCCTCGCCCAACTCCGCGCAGTCCATGGCCTGGAAGATCAAGCGGCACAGCAACGACGAACTGCGCCGGCGCTTCGTGGACATGACCGTCCCGCAGGCCGAGAAGCTCGGCGTCACCCTGCCCGACCCGGAGCTGCGCTGGAACGAGGAGACCGGGCACCACGACTTCGGCACCCCCGACTGGGACGAGCTGATGCGCGTCATCAAGGGCGACGGACCGTGCAACGAGCAGCGGATCCAGCGGCGGCGGAGCGCACACGAGGAGGGCGCCTGGGTGCGCGAGGCGGCCACCGCCCACGCGGCCAAGCGGGCGGCCCGTACGGAGAAGGGAGCGGCGGCATGACCTCCGACAAGCAGGGCTGGCCGCTGTACGAGGTGTTCGTGCGCGGCAAGCGCGGCCTCAACCACGTCCACGTCGGTTCGCTGCACGCCGCCGACGACCGCATGGCCCTCACCCACGCCCGGGACCTCTACACCCGGCGCAACGAAGGCGTGAGCATCTGGGTCGTGCGCTCCGAGCACATCACCGCGTCCACCCGCGACGAGAAGGACCCCTTCTTCGCCCCCAGCGCCGACAAGGTCTACCGCCACCCGACCTTCTACGACATCCCCGACGACGTCCCCCACATCTAGGAGCAGGGCATGAGTGACGACCACGTCTACCTGACCCTGGCCGAGGGACACGAGGACGACACCCGCTGGGCCTACGGCACCGGCTTCGAGGACCCGCTGCACGGCGTCGACACCACCGTGCCCGAGGGCGTCGACGCCGGTGAACTGGCCGCGGACTGCGTGGCGCTCGCCGACGACGCCCTGGTCAGCGCCCAGCGGCTCGCCGAATGGGTCACCCGCGCGCCCGAACTCGAGGAGGAGGTGGCGCTGGCCAACATCGGCCTCGACCTCCTCGGCCAGGCCCGCCTGCTCTACTCGCGCGCCGGCCAGGTCGACGGCACCGGCCGCGACGAGGACGCCTACGCCTACTTCCGGGACGCCGGCGACTTCCGCAACGTGACCCTGGCCGAACTGCCCGGCGGCGACTTCGCGTTCGCCGTCGTGCGGCTGCTGGTGCTCTCCAGTTGGCGCCTGGCCCACTTCCGGCGGCTGGTGTCCCACCCCGACCCGGTCCTCGCGGCGGTCGCGGCGAAGGGCGCCAAGGAGCTGGCCTACCACCGGCAGTACGCCGCCGAGTGGGCCGTGCGCCTGGGCGACGGCACGGACGAGTCGCACCGCCGGATGCGGGCGGCGCTGGAGCAGATCGCCCCGTACCTCGGTGAACTGCACAGCGCTTACGACGTACGGGACGAGGTCGCCGACGACCTGCGCCAGGTCACCGAGGCGGCCGGACTGCCCCTGCCGGTGTACCGCCCGCTGCCCGGCTCCGGCCGCGCCGGCGAGCACACCGAACATCTGGCGCCGCTCCTCGCGGAGTTGCAGGGCGTCGCCCGCGCCCACCCGGAGGCGACATGGTGACCGCACTCCTGGACGCCCGCCGCGCGCGGCGCGTCGCCGAGCAGGTGCCCGACCCCGAGCTGCCCATGCTGACCCTCGCCGACCTCGGCGTGCTGCGCGGCGTCGAGGTGACCGGGGAGGGCACCGTGGTCGCGAGTCTGACCCCCACCTACTCGGGATGCCCGGCGATGGCCGAGATGCGGGCGGACGTCGCCGCCCGGCTGCGGGACGCGGGTTACGCGCGCGTGGAGATCCGCACGGTCCTCGACCCGCCCTGGACCAGCGACTGGATCACCGAGGCCGGCCGCCGCAAGCTCGCCGAGCACGGCATCGCCCCGCCCGGCGCCGCACCCCGCGGCCCGGTCTCCCTCGTCCTGTCGCCGACCCGGCCGGCGGTGCCCTGCCCCCGGTGCGGCTCGGCGGACACCGAGGAGACCTCCC
Coding sequences within it:
- the paaC gene encoding 1,2-phenylacetyl-CoA epoxidase subunit PaaC, with amino-acid sequence MSDDHVYLTLAEGHEDDTRWAYGTGFEDPLHGVDTTVPEGVDAGELAADCVALADDALVSAQRLAEWVTRAPELEEEVALANIGLDLLGQARLLYSRAGQVDGTGRDEDAYAYFRDAGDFRNVTLAELPGGDFAFAVVRLLVLSSWRLAHFRRLVSHPDPVLAAVAAKGAKELAYHRQYAAEWAVRLGDGTDESHRRMRAALEQIAPYLGELHSAYDVRDEVADDLRQVTEAAGLPLPVYRPLPGSGRAGEHTEHLAPLLAELQGVARAHPEATW
- the paaB gene encoding 1,2-phenylacetyl-CoA epoxidase subunit PaaB, coding for MTSDKQGWPLYEVFVRGKRGLNHVHVGSLHAADDRMALTHARDLYTRRNEGVSIWVVRSEHITASTRDEKDPFFAPSADKVYRHPTFYDIPDDVPHI
- the paaD gene encoding 1,2-phenylacetyl-CoA epoxidase subunit PaaD, encoding MVTALLDARRARRVAEQVPDPELPMLTLADLGVLRGVEVTGEGTVVASLTPTYSGCPAMAEMRADVAARLRDAGYARVEIRTVLDPPWTSDWITEAGRRKLAEHGIAPPGAAPRGPVSLVLSPTRPAVPCPRCGSADTEETSRFAATSCKALWRCGACREPFEYVKEI
- the paaK gene encoding phenylacetate--CoA ligase PaaK, with the translated sequence MSSEPTTGTAPAPRRGEPLPHDLLDDAERLSREQLEELQLGRLRDTLRHAYENVEPYRKKFDAAGVTPDDCRSLADLSRFPFTTKADLRDTYPFGMFAVPMADVRRVHASSGTTGRATVVGYTERDLSMWADVIARSIRAAGGRPGHKVHISYGYGLFTGGLGAHYGAERAGCTVIPASGGMTARQVQIIQDFRPEIIMVTPSYMLTLLDEFERQGVDPRTSSLKVGIFGAEPWTEEMRREIEERMDIHAVDIYGLSEVIGPGVAQECVETKDGLHVWEDHFYPEVVDPLTDAVLAEGEEGEVVFTSLTKEALPVIRYRTRDLSRLLPGTARPAFRRMQKVTGRCDDMIILRGVNVFPTQIEEIVLRTPGVAPHFQIQLTERGRMDHMLVRVEARPDAGPDQRAAAARAIGQGVKDGVGVTVEVEVVDPETLERSLGKLRRVRDLRRA
- the paaA gene encoding 1,2-phenylacetyl-CoA epoxidase subunit PaaA encodes the protein MTTTHAAEAPPPDGLQEHFDATIAHDQRIEPRDWMPEGYRKTLIRQIAQHAHSEIIGMQPEGEWITRAPSLRRKAILFAKVQDEAGHGLYLYSAAETLGADRDDLNQRLIEGRQKYSSIFNYPTLSFADVGVIGWFVDGAAICNQVPLCRSSYGPYARAMVRICKEESFHQRQGYELLMTMMRGTGAQREMVQDAVNRWWWPSLMMFGPPDDASPNSAQSMAWKIKRHSNDELRRRFVDMTVPQAEKLGVTLPDPELRWNEETGHHDFGTPDWDELMRVIKGDGPCNEQRIQRRRSAHEEGAWVREAATAHAAKRAARTEKGAAA
- the paaI gene encoding hydroxyphenylacetyl-CoA thioesterase PaaI, whose translation is MFRADEASRRLGIELVEHDEGTAVLRMTVTPTMVNGHGIAHGGYLFLLADTAFACACNSHGPVTVAAGADIVFVAPAREGDTLVARAEERARFGRSGVYDVTVRRGAEVIAEFRGRSRSVRDTTARETPGTTTKESR